The genomic window CAGCGGAAGTGTCTCTCCACTGAGGGCTTTGACTCAAAGACAATCCACTTGTTTGATTCCTCCAAAGGCTTAACCCTTAGGCCAAAGCGCCTTGAGAAGGAGAAGAACTCGGCCTTCCCCAGCTCTGGATTCTTTCCCAAAATGACTCCATACATGGATTGCGCTCCGGGTAAGCTTTTAAAAATCTTCCGAGTAATTAAGATAAGGCTAAACCGGTGATTAGAATGCTTGTAGTGGAAGTGCTGGAATCAGCTAAGGATATTCCTGATCCCTACATGAGGACTATCACTTACGCAAGAATAGGTGAGGAACTTGCGAAGAAAGGACATTCACTTTACAAGCGTGCTTTTCTCAATGCTTTCGAGTCTCTAGCCTCTATAGAAGATCCTTTTCTCGTCCTTAAAGCTCTGCTCTCCATAGGAATCTCTATGGGTAGGGCCAAGATCAAAGCCTACAGAAAGGTGTTTTCAAGAGTTTTCAGTGAGTCTAAAAGTTTAGCCCCCCAGCAGAGGGATGAAATCCTTAAAACGGCCTCTCTAGCTCTTTTAAGTCTGGGCGATATTGGGGAAGCGATAACATTTGCCATTGAAATCTCCACCAATGATCTTAAACAGGCTACCCTTGTTTCTCTTGTTCGAGGACTTTCACATTCTCTTGAGATCAAGCCAATTAAAACGGCATACCGGCTCAGAAAAATGAGACTTATACTGGAATATATAACCGATGAACCGCACCGTTCTAAGGCACTCCTTGAGCTTTCTAAGACACTGATAACCTTGGGTAGCTATGAGGGGGCTTTTTCAACCGTAAAAGAGATGGGTTCTAAGGAATGGGCAAAGCGAGCTTTTAAAGAGCTTGCTTTTCGCCTCAGCGAGCTTGGGGTCATTGAAAAATATGCAGATTCCTTTGTTATCCTTGCAGAGGAACTTTCAAGGAAGTTCGGTGAAAATTTAGTTCTTGAACTTTCCACGGCTTTAGCCCTCGCAGGTAGAGGAAAGCTTGCTGTTCAGACGCTTAGAAGGGCGAATCAAATGAATCTCTTTGAAAACGTAGCCTTAGACATTCTTGAGAAAAATCCACATGCACTGAAAGACTTTTTAGAAGCTCTATCCGATGAAGAGGCCCGAACAGTTGGTAAAACGTTAATGAATGCGATCCTTGAAGAACCGACACCTGAAAAAAGGAACATAGTGAACACAATTGCACGGTTCGTTCGCTCTGAGGAAGTGCTGGCAAAGATTGCCAGATTTTATGTGTTGATAAACGATGTTGAATCCGCGAGGAAAATAGGTCTCGTTCTTCAAAATCAGAGGCTCCGCTCAATAGTTATGGCTGACGTAGCCCATCACTACCTCAAACAAGGTGACGTTGAGAAGGCCATTGACACCGCCCTTGAAGTCAGGGACAGGCGCTTTGCTTCAATACTCATGTCGGAAATCCTCATAAAGGCCCTTCAAGAAGAGTTAAAGGGGTTGGGCGATGGAAAGGTTAAGGTCGCTAATAGGAAAGCGGGAGAACAGGCTTGACTTCATTAGGGACATGGTTTCCCTTCTTCTTTCCCGGGAGGACGTGTATTCCAATGAGGCCCTTTTCAGGGACGCCGTTGAGGAGGTTTACTCCCTTTTAAAGGCAGAACTCCGCTCCGGCAACTTTGAGGTTCTCGATGCCTACGAAACGGCGGTAGTTTTAAGGGCCGTTGTGTTCAAAGAAAAACTTGACGTTAGGGCTCTATTGGGGAAGCTTCTCGACCAGCTGGGGTGATGGCCATGCTCTATGAGATTTCCATCGAGACCCGGGAGCGCTGTCAGGTTGTGGACATAACAGAGGAAATTCAAAAAATGGTCTACCGCTCAAAGGTTAAGCACGGGATAGCGGTTGTTTTCACACACCACACGACGACGGGTCTCTTCATAAACGAGTACGAACCGGGCCTAATCGAGGACATAAAGGCCAAGATGAACGAGCTAGTTCCTTATGAATCCAGTTACTCCCACGACAGGATTGACAACAACGCCCACGCCCACATAAAGGCGAGCATCTTCCTGAATCCTGAGGTCGTGGTTCCGATAGACCAGGCCGAGCTCCATCTGGGGACGTGGCAGAGGATTCTGTTCGTTGAGCTCGACGGCCCGAGGCACAGGAATGTTTACGTCATGATTTGCCCCTGTCCCGAGATGCCCGAGGAGTGATTAGACGTACATCGCCATGTGGGCAATCCTTTCGAGGAGCTCGTTGAAGCCCTCGTATGTTACGAGAGACAAGGTGAGTGGCTCCTGCTCGAGCCTCTTCTTTATGATTTCCCTCAGTTCTTCCACCCGTTCCCTGGGAACGAGGTCAATCTTGTTGATGACGACTATTATCGGCTTCTCGTAGCGCATTTTGAGTATGTGGTGGAGCTTTTCCATGCCCCGGTGAAGGCCGACGGTGGCGTCGACCATGTGGATGATTATGTCGGCCGAGGTTATCTCCTTTATCAGCTCCCTGAACTTCTCCTCGCTGAGAACCTTCCCCCTCAGCTCATACCTCGGGTCGAAGAGGCCGGCCGTATCTATCAGGACGAACTCGTCGGCCCCACCGAAGGGGTTCTTCATCCCCTTGGGTATCTTGAGCTTTCCGAAGTGTTTTTTCACAAGTCCTTTCGTCGTCCCAGGCAAATCCTCAACCTCGCTCACCTTTCCTCCAACAAGCGCGTTCATGAGGGTTGATTTGCCAACGTTTTCGGCACCGATTATCGCAACCTTTATCATCTCCTCACCCCAAACTGAACTTAGTGAAGAGATTTAAAGGTGATTGGTATGAAACGCGTAAAGCTCGGCCATCACTATTACTACTCCCTAACCCCCGATGAGCTGAAAACCGGCGGGTTTCGGGGCAAGAATGTCGTTATCGAGGGAATCGTCGAGGACAAGCCCCTCGTCGAGTTCCTTCCCATGGAACTGCCGAGCTGGAGGACGACGTTTAAAATACACGGCATCAGGATTGATTTTGCAGGAAGCCCCTGCATAGGGAAGGGAGACAGGGTCAAAGTCTACGGCCGTTTCCTCGGCGATGCGATAATAGCCACCGCCGTTGAAACTGACAAAGCCATCTTCACGACGGAGGAGTGAGGATGCTCGACCTTCTCATCGAGCTGGGCAACCTGAAGAGACTCCCTAGAACTGGCTGGCTTCTCAGGGGGGTTTCAAATCCGGAGAGCATAGCCGACCACAGCTACCGCGTCGCTTTGATAACGCTTTTTCTGGCGGATGAGCTTAAAGCGAAGGGCGTTGAGATAAACGTCGAGAAAGCCCTAAAGATAGCGCTCCTTCACGATGTAGGTGAAGCAAGGATAACGGACGTGCCGAAGACGGCCCAGTACTACCTCGACAAGGGCAAGGCCGAGAAGAAAGCCGTTATGGAGCTCCTGCTCTCGTCTCCAAATCCAAGGGAATACTTTAAGCTCTGGCGCGAGTACGAGGAAGAGACCACTCTGGAAGGTCGGCTCGTCAAGTTCGCGGACAGGCTGGAGATGCTGATTCAGGCCTACGAGTACGAGAAGGCCGGCTTTCGGAACCTCGAAGAGTTCTGGGGAACCCTGGAAAAGCTCAGGGAGAGTGAGTTCTACGTGCATTTCAAAGAGCTGGTGGATGGAATAGAGGGACTGAGAAAACAGAACCGTTTACGTTAATGCTTTTGTTTGCTCAAAATGTTTAAATACCCGTTTCTGTCCCTTATACCGGTGGTTTCAATGAGGAAGGCAGGTTTCCTCTTAATCGCGGTTCTCCTGCTCTCTGTCGTTGCGGTCGGATGTATCGGCGGTTCTTCCTCAGCGTCCTCGAGTGGGGCAACAACTTCAAGTCAGAGCAAGGCACTCAAGGAGGAGACTCTGATAATCTTCCACGCCGGCTCGCTCAGCGTTCCGCTTCAGCAA from Thermococcus sp. includes these protein-coding regions:
- a CDS encoding prenyltransferase; this encodes MLVVEVLESAKDIPDPYMRTITYARIGEELAKKGHSLYKRAFLNAFESLASIEDPFLVLKALLSIGISMGRAKIKAYRKVFSRVFSESKSLAPQQRDEILKTASLALLSLGDIGEAITFAIEISTNDLKQATLVSLVRGLSHSLEIKPIKTAYRLRKMRLILEYITDEPHRSKALLELSKTLITLGSYEGAFSTVKEMGSKEWAKRAFKELAFRLSELGVIEKYADSFVILAEELSRKFGENLVLELSTALALAGRGKLAVQTLRRANQMNLFENVALDILEKNPHALKDFLEALSDEEARTVGKTLMNAILEEPTPEKRNIVNTIARFVRSEEVLAKIARFYVLINDVESARKIGLVLQNQRLRSIVMADVAHHYLKQGDVEKAIDTALEVRDRRFASILMSEILIKALQEELKGLGDGKVKVANRKAGEQA
- a CDS encoding secondary thiamine-phosphate synthase enzyme YjbQ, translated to MLYEISIETRERCQVVDITEEIQKMVYRSKVKHGIAVVFTHHTTTGLFINEYEPGLIEDIKAKMNELVPYESSYSHDRIDNNAHAHIKASIFLNPEVVVPIDQAELHLGTWQRILFVELDGPRHRNVYVMICPCPEMPEE
- a CDS encoding Era-like GTP-binding protein, whose product is MIKVAIIGAENVGKSTLMNALVGGKVSEVEDLPGTTKGLVKKHFGKLKIPKGMKNPFGGADEFVLIDTAGLFDPRYELRGKVLSEEKFRELIKEITSADIIIHMVDATVGLHRGMEKLHHILKMRYEKPIIVVINKIDLVPRERVEELREIIKKRLEQEPLTLSLVTYEGFNELLERIAHMAMYV
- a CDS encoding GTP-binding protein; its protein translation is MKRVKLGHHYYYSLTPDELKTGGFRGKNVVIEGIVEDKPLVEFLPMELPSWRTTFKIHGIRIDFAGSPCIGKGDRVKVYGRFLGDAIIATAVETDKAIFTTEE
- a CDS encoding HD family hydrolase, with translation MLDLLIELGNLKRLPRTGWLLRGVSNPESIADHSYRVALITLFLADELKAKGVEINVEKALKIALLHDVGEARITDVPKTAQYYLDKGKAEKKAVMELLLSSPNPREYFKLWREYEEETTLEGRLVKFADRLEMLIQAYEYEKAGFRNLEEFWGTLEKLRESEFYVHFKELVDGIEGLRKQNRLR